A part of Candidatus Paceibacterota bacterium genomic DNA contains:
- a CDS encoding PepSY domain-containing protein has protein sequence MVDIISKIKAIRNKPEETRKMILWTMVFICMVIVFGIWIFSFSRTMNNANNWSGLDLDKSPNYGKFTKSFDDLEKEKKEAMKNVTLEVEKAEAVAIAMKYVNESKVLEGIGAKDIKLTKAEKMGGVWLLEYGQIYKNIPVELSDIAISVNIEDKSAKIEKSVYYTGIDLEVVSKLSEAEALEIIKKEIKAESVIAKKSEVVVYTVEGGKEDPVHHLAWKVNVYDEESFFDATYFVDANSGKILSE, from the coding sequence GTGGTTGATATTATTTCGAAGATAAAAGCCATAAGGAACAAGCCCGAAGAAACAAGAAAAATGATTTTGTGGACAATGGTTTTTATCTGCATGGTCATTGTTTTCGGAATATGGATATTTTCTTTTTCGAGGACAATGAATAATGCAAATAATTGGTCAGGTTTGGATCTTGATAAATCTCCGAACTATGGAAAATTTACGAAAAGCTTTGATGATCTGGAAAAAGAGAAAAAAGAAGCGATGAAAAATGTGACGCTTGAAGTTGAAAAGGCGGAAGCTGTGGCTATCGCGATGAAATATGTTAATGAGAGCAAGGTTTTGGAAGGGATCGGCGCAAAGGACATAAAATTGACCAAGGCGGAGAAGATGGGCGGTGTTTGGCTTCTGGAATATGGACAGATATATAAGAATATTCCGGTCGAGCTTAGTGATATTGCGATCTCGGTCAACATAGAAGACAAATCTGCAAAGATCGAAAAGAGCGTCTATTATACCGGGATCGATCTGGAAGTAGTTTCGAAATTATCAGAAGCGGAAGCGCTGGAGATCATAAAGAAGGAGATCAAGGCGGAAAGTGTGATAGCGAAGAAGTCTGAGGTCGTAGTTTATACAGTTGAAGGCGGCAAGGAAGATCCGGTTCATCATCTTGCATGGAAGGTAAATGTTTATGATGAAGAATCGTTTTTTGATGCGACATACTTCGTAGACGCGAACAGCGGAAAGATTTTGTCTGAGTGA